From Arachis hypogaea cultivar Tifrunner chromosome 3, arahy.Tifrunner.gnm2.J5K5, whole genome shotgun sequence:
ATTTAAGTGAGACCGGGCCAACCGGTGGGCCTAGTGACCCAAGAGTATGGCCAATTTGATTATCAGTTTGGTTTTGATAACTATTCCCACTTGTAATCGATTGTTTCCATTGAGGTTTAGTTATGAAAAGTGCATCAATCTAAAGGGTTATTTCTCTTCCAACACTACCAGATTACACCTCTACTTATAACTAACTCCTGCATCATCTCTCTTTTTCCAGGACcataaaaattaaaacagaaatcTTGTGAACTGCAGTTAATAAATTGAAGTAAGTTCTTTTTTGGCCAAAATCACTGGCCATGGATGACATATTCGATTCTTCGCTGAACTTGGAGGAGACCCACCACAAGGAAGGATACAACCAAGGCTATTCTGAAGGTCTTGCTACTGGCAAGGAAGAGGCCAGGCAGGTGGGCCTCAAGGTAGGCTTCGAGGTCGGTGAGGAGTTGGGCTTCTACAAGGGCTGCATTGACCTCTGGGTCTCTGCTATCCGGGCTGACCACACGGTGTTCTCTTCTCGGGCCCAAGCAGGTATCAGGCAGATGGAAGAGCTGCTCCAGAGGTACCCCATGATGGACCCGGAGGACCAGCACGTGCAGGAGATCATGGATGAGCTGAGGCGCAAGTTCAAGATGGTGTGTTCTTCGCTGCACATCAAGAAGATTGAGTATGATGGGTACCCGAAAGCAGCTGCTTCCGACGCCAGCAGTCTTGAGTTTTAAAGGTGTTTCTTCTTTCTACTGTTGTAGACTTACAGCATCTGAGATTTAGTGAGGATTTTCCTGCTGGGGCTGAAAAGTTAGTGTTTGGTTCTGGGAATGAAAATGCCCCATGGATAGGTTATGAACTTATGATCATCTTTAGTAACATCAGATCCTGCTATGATctaaattgtatatatatatatatatatatatatatatatatattctgaggtgaatttttaatattagaatatgtTTAGTAGTATCTTAGATTTGATGAAATTATTTCTAAGTGTTACatttctaattattatattattaattttgtagttGAGTTAGGCTCTTGTGGAGTTGTTCTATGATCACTCTTGGGCTTATGAGATTGAGGTTTCAGCATAAATATTATGCAAAACTTTCACATCTTGTCGGATTAGTGTTGTGATTGCTATAGCTTCATTCTAAACATTATTGACTACACTAATCTGTGAGTTGAAAGTTGCCCATGAACACGATATACATATCTGTATACATATCTGGCTACTTACAAAATTATGCATCATAATAGTAGAATGGGATTTAACATCACAAAAGCCATGCCACAGCTATGCTATGTCGATGTTGCTTCTTAAAAATGTACACCTTGTGTGGTCTGCTGTTCAAAATTTCACGTTAAAATATTTACATTATCCCACTATTATATAATAGAATGGAAATTAAGTGTTACATCATATATATAGCAAGTAATATGAGTATCTACACAACATTAGAAAAGAGGGGAATATGGGTATTTCTACACAACATTATACATTTTAGTGTTGAAGAGGGTGGTTATGACGGAAAATTGTCTATGACTTTATCCATAATAAACAATTTGATAATGAATATGAAGTCCACATgtgaaatttaattttcttttgtaacCAAGAAGGTAAAAATATGGTCATTGCCTAAATGGTTGGTTGCAATTGCAACCAAAAGTGAAAGTCAACTAAACTGAAACAATAACTTTTAAAGTTTAAAACTTCTGTTGTCAGTGCTTGTTGCTTTTTACTGTGAACCTGCATtgaacacaaaattttgaactTTTACATTGGATACGTATATGATCTATAATCACAATTATTTACACTTTGACACTGCCCTACTTGGAAGGTAACCTCTTTGTCACAAACACcgcttgcttttattttcttcagAAACCAGTATTTGAAGCAGCTCCCATAACCTTTCAGCACCGGGGCCTGGCCTAAACACCGTATCGTTACCACGTATAGAACAAGGGTCTGCCTCACCATCTGAGCTCCCAACACACCATGCCCCGGGCGGAAATCTATGTGTGCGGCTCAGAAGTTCTTTGTCGATCTTGTCTAGAACGGGATCATCCTTTGGAAACTTTCGGGCAAAGGGGGCATTACTTGTTACCATTTTATCGAAGTCTTTCATAGTTAATGAGCGGGGATGCTGCTTCGGGGGATTGTCCCAAGCAATGTAATGAAGATCATGGCTTACTGCTGTATGCCGGAATTCTTCATTGTTACAGATGACAGTATGAAAATATCCCTCCGGCGAGGACACAAAATTTGCATAATACATAAGCATCGTGCGAGGTAAGTTATCCCATCCCCATATGCAGTACTCCACGAAGGACCGGGTCAGTACAACCCAAGCTGAACCTGTTCATCAAAGCATATTTAAGAAAATTATAGGGATTCGCCAATAAATGTAACTCGGCAAGTTAACTACATATTTGACAACCTTTGCAGTGCTAAACCTTGAAAGGGAATTTAAGTTTATATTGGTAATGGAAAATAAAGCAATAGAGCATAAAGAAATACACAAATTTAGACATACcagtgaaaagggaaaaagatgtGGGAAGTGTTCTTCGCTGAGTAGTCCATGCTAAATCAGATTTCCTTGATAAATAAAGCGCAGGATCATAGATGATTGGTTTTGCTCTTTGATTCCTGAGCATAAAAGCATTTATAACGAGAAATCCGGATCAACAAATACAGTACACCAAGAAAGAGGAGTGTGTAGGGGGATTATATTTTACAGTAGAGATTTTATGAAGTGCAGCGATTTTCTTACAGTTTCCAACCAGCAAGGCGAGTGTGTTCGATGAAATTGAGATCTCTTGATAGATTAGAGAAAACATGCAGCAAATCTGCAAAAGCAGGGAGACACAGATTACTTCACAGTTCAAAAAGGTTCTTAGAAGGTTCAAGAAGGACTAAGATAGATCAAACAACCATGAGAATGCAAGGTGTCTGGATAAGTGCACTACCTTTTAATAAATGCAACACATGGAATGGTACAAAAAGGAATAAGATATCCTCACAAATATTCCAAATCAGTGACTAAATTCTACAAGGAGAAAACTATGTAGACCTCACATggataaaataatataacaatataTGTCAATCCCTTTGAATATCAGATAGAGGAAAACAATTAAACTGATCACATGCCGTGCTTTGGTGATATTTAATCCCTGACCAAATAGTTATTTGAATCAAAATTAACTTTGGATTTGACAATTGCTATTGCTGTGACACCTCCATTGGGACAATGGTTCTTGTAATTAAAAGATAAACCTAACAATCTTACAAGACATAATTTAAGTTGTGATTTTTGATAAGATTCAGCAACCGCTAAGATTGAAGTTCACAAAGTTTTGTGGAAAAGGAAATTCATACCTTTCAGGAAACAATGACATCATGCAAAAACTAAACCAAAGCCAGTAGCAATGAGTTCAATATAAAAGTAACATGAATGGCGCCGAAGCAAGATTATGAAGACTGATATTCCTTTTAGACTGTACTAACTTTTATCCTTAAGCACTCAGAGTGCCAACATAGCCAATTGATTTTTGTCTACCAAGGATATTACTTATCTAAATTACTTAAGAACTCAACAAAATCAAGACAACCAATAGCTACTTAATAGAATGCAAATTTCCTAAAATTTGTAACAAAATCAAGCAACAGACTTACGGATTGTAAATCAACAAATTACGAAACAAATGGAAATTCATTATTAGCTCAAACTAGTCCACACTTAGTAATCATATATTATCGACAGCAATACCAATATGTAAGGAGAAGCAGAGACAGCACATTATGACATATCATAATCCCTTGATTCAATAACCATTCCTGTCCTAGTAACATTAGTCCCAATATTTCTAACCTTTTCCGTCCTCAAAGATCAACAGATACCCAAATGACatagtttttcaaattttcaaaacagcTGAGAAATGGTATCAAATGTTTAAACTGAAAGAATAAGTCCATAAAGTTACATCCCCACAACCAACAAGGCCGGAGCTTACGGAAAAGAATTCACAAGAACAACACCATAATAACATCAAAGAGGTAAATAAAGAATTGATTACTAACCATCCTGTGTCATAAGAGGATAATCTGATGCACTGAGGTTTATAAACCAGTCCCACCCGGAACTCTCTTTCAATAATATGGCAATCGCTTGGAGGGTACAAGCAATCATTGTTGGACCCTTATAAGTCACCAAATTGGATTGGGACATAacacgcacattctccacttcccgaAACATTGGATCTGCTTTCACTGCATTTGCCAGTTCCATCCTTTCACGGGGCAGAGCCTCAAGATCTAAATGCAAGATGTACTGGTTCCTTGGGTGGTACACTGCCTCTAATGTTCTCAACATCCTTTGGCTATCACCCTTGGTTCCTGAAATAAGATATGCAAACCTAGGTGCCTCCATTTTCGTAACCACATTATCATTATAAGACCTTTCCAAATCTGATTCCACAAAATATCCACTCGAATCCTCCGATCTTGTGAGCTGATCTCCCCTGCCAGCAGAACTCGGTGCCCCCAGCATAGCAGTCAGGATCAGACTCACAGAAACCAGTAAAGTTGCGAAAAAGGGTATAATCCATTTCCTGTCACTAAACATCCTTCCTGAATAAGAACCAGCATTTTTCCTCATACTCTTTTGTACAACAGCTCAAAATCCAAATCGAATTCCAGAACCGTTTCACCTCAAGTGCAAGAACAAACTTTCTCTGTCTATAAATTCACCTCTTTCAAGCTGCAGATGAAACCGAAATAGTCGAATCCCCGGCAGAAAAATGATTTCAGCAAAAGAACTGGAACCACTTGTTAAAACTAAAGAGAACCAGATTACCAAAACCACAACCTCCTTAACATGCATTTAAGCAAAAAGGGTGCATGTTTTCTGAAAGATAGAACATGATTTTCAAGCTTAAGATGTCTACTTTAAATCGGCATCAATCCACACCAATGCCAAAAGATTATGATTTGGGAGCTACACGAAACATAAACAACCTATGACACATGAATTGGGACCCACATCCAGTTGATAAACTCAGCTCATAAACCATTAGACATTAGTCAATCAATTTCACTCCCCCATCAAAAAAGCAACCATTTTTTTATGAAGGAAAAGGTGGGAGCAAACTTCACCATAAGTCATTAATCAATCAACCTTCTCTTCTCTTATGTCTCTTTATCAGTAACTGCTACTGATTTTGGAACTCActacacaaattaaaataaataaataaaagtgcagGTTGTACCTTATGCTTTAATCTCTACCCTTTTTTTCGCAAACTGTATCAAAGGCAAGATCTATGTCAATTCCAAAACCAGGCTTTGTTTAAGGAGAAGAACACACTTGAAGTTCAAGTCTTTTGGGTAACTTCAGATTCAAGAGAGGACTAGTTCCAAGGAAAATGGTCCAATccaaagatgagagagagagagagagagaggattcaATGAAGATTCAAAAGTGATGGGGTTTTGTAATCAGAGGAACAGAAAACGGTGTTCTActgttctgctttttttttttttttggtacagTGTACGCTTGTTCTATTATGTACTGTTGTTTGGAAttgtttgtgttttgtttttcttcttttttctattcTCATTCTTAGCTTTGAATGTTGGCCAGCAAAGATTAATTATGTTGCCAGAAGATTAAGTATTGACGTTTGTCGCTTTAACAAAAGTAAGAAAGTTAATTATGAATTTATTATGATGCATTTTCATCAGGTTTCAATATTATATTCATAACCTTTTCTATATGTTAAGGGTATCCTATCCATTTTTTATAGTTTGGATAGGAGATTAATTCTTTTTTAAGTATATTCAGAAAGAAGATATTAAAAGAATATATTTTTCTTCTACAATAAATATCACCATTTTTCTGTAAGATTTTTGAAATAGTCAGCATTAAAGTTAAATGCTTTGTTAGTATAATCTAACTAATTAATATTTATCATCCAAATTTCTTGTTACTGAATTTACATTTAATAATGGATAAACTATTAAAATCATTTTCAATCTTTGAAATGCTGACAAAATAATTCACATTTTTGctaacaaaaaattatcattaaaatattttaaaatataataaaaatatccaacaTTAAATATAAGTTCTCAAAAAATATTTAGAGAAtagttttttatataattttttgtaaaattgattagaatttttatatttaaaattaataattttacactTGATAGATTTTTTTACGATTTTATTTTGTTGATGGCCAAGCatacttttaaaaaatgaaaacaaaatctagagattaattttttattcagtttTTTGTATATGCgttataaatatttattcaaatatttttacaaaatttttatatataaacagattgtcaaataaaaaaatttattttttatttataaaaaatatcttttgttaatttttgtcacatttaataatattttaaaattatttttgtctttatcAAAAGTGGAGATTTATTGTCAGCATATTTAAAAATTGGGGGTGATTTTAGTAgtttcaataaattaattttctttttcttccaataataatttaaattctaaGATAGTATATGCAACAGCCAACAAGTGTTTGAAGACtctcttcaattttcttttttgaaGTTTTAATATTAATAAGTCTCCAAAGTGTCATTAAAGAAATAGTGAAATACTACTTGTAGTTGTTGTAATGAACACGTTTTACGTTAACGGTGGTTCGTTTTTCACGTTAGTTTTCTTGGAAGTGAGTATTGAAATATTGTGTTCATTGTATGTAACGGAGTCCGttgaatattgttgttgctcCATACGTTTCcattttcttgtttctctttcCTTCTCTGTTCAGCATTTCTCCATCTTCAACTAACATGCATCATGATTCATGACATGGAAAGagtaatttattgaattttatttttttattttttatttttatcaaagatagaaaATTCATtcgtaattttttatttcttattttttttatataatttatttaagaaaaaaaaagttaaataatcattaaaatttattatttttgataaacATGTTAACTATTaatctaattgttttaatttaataatctaataacatatttttaaattacatttGAAAGGAAGATtgaaaaacagaaatataaagactaagacaaaattaaatttttatattgtgtttattaTAAAATGTATAAGATTGAATTATGTctcaatatcttatttaattcaaaataaatataaaaattaaaataaatataattactaaaatattatttattactaaaaaagcaaaaaaacaaaaatcaaaagatttAATGATTTACACATGTTGCTACAACATCTCTGCTTTCCATCCTCTCTGTCTTTCCCTCTATTGCTTGATGGTAGCACGACGACTTTCTTTGTTGAtgttctcctcttcttctttttctcgattctcttatcttttctctctctctctgactcTCTTCTCCACGATTTGTCATTCTCTCCTCAATCACAAATACAGTGGTGACGACGGTAGTGGCGACTCTCTGTGATATCGcctcttcctttctttctctttctgtcGTAATTTGTTTGTCTTAATTTATTCTTTGTTTAGTGTTTACATAGAGATGGTAGATTGCGGATTATCAAAGTTGGAAAATggtatttcgaaaaaaaaaaattattaaaattttaatcttttgtatcttcattttttaaatttttaaaggtaTTAAAGAGATTAGAATTTTGTatcataaaactaaaattttaaatttaatttttggtcaccaaacacaatattaaatcgcagtctctcagtctcaatttcaaatttcatactaaacgcaattttaatatacatttttaaatattactgattaattattgacaaaaaataataaattttattaatcttttaatatttttctgtGCAAAGTGCAAACACGTACAGATGATAATGATGACCGAATGGAAACGATTAAGGAGAGATAACAAAAACATCAAACTTTTACTGTTTTCGTTATAGTTATTAGTTAACCTTAATATTGACCCCAACGGCAATTTGATCAAAGTTTATtggcttttaatttcaatttttttcatttcaGTCTGATCTATAACGTGTGTATTATTTGTAAGGGAAACGACTactgagagaaaaaaaaaagtgttaaaaCTAGGAAAAATATATATGCAAGTAACTTTGAATTAAAATCTTGAATTTAactaattttgatgtattattagtatagaataattttatatatgtatttaattatataataatatattaataaaaaataattattttttttattaaaaataaaagactcgaacttgtaatattttaattaagtatagaaaaattatatcatttgaattataactatcttttatattaattacgtaaattattattaaaaaataattgtgatTAGACGACTATATAAAACTTTTTAGTGTTATCATTCTAAGTAGGATTTCACATGCACAACTGAGCGACGGTCACCCAAATTTAGCCCTCTAGCCAAATAACCTCTTAGTGTTAACAAGGTCTAATTGAAGATGAGACTTTAGTGACTTAACTCCAAACAACGTTGAGCTCATCTACTCCTCTATAAATATTACCTAAAGTATGAATTTACTCTATCATCTAACACATGCTTACTTTGTTACTAATTTAGGCATTAAAATTCCTTGCAATTAAGTACGTCTACCAAGTTTTTTGAATGGTAGGACTCATCCAACCGGctataaaattctttattttataaCAAGATCTATTacctatataattttttaaattctaaggCTCTGTTTGATTGATGTATATGATGAGACATAGATACAAAGACACAGATATTAAGATATTTGTGTTTATGTATTGTATTTAGCAAAAATAAGGAATAAAACACACATATTTAAAAAAGACTGAATTATCTTTTACTTAACCACAAATTTTACGACTATTCTTGTACACTCATTATCCTTAACACTATATGTCATcaccattaaatttttatttcttctaatatttttatttcttttaatatcatcttaaattatcatttaaatattaaatatataatttccttaaaaaatagaaaactaaaacttagaatttatcaaaaattaatcaaaatttaaataaaaaaataaatgtacaatattttttttgaaaaaaatagaaagataaatttaattgtaaaatcttaaaaaagaagagaaaaaagaaaagtttAGAGAGATaagaagataaattttaaaaattaaataaggataaaaaaataaaaaattagtgtctcacaAATTGTGTCTCAATGTCTCACCAAATTGAAAGTACACAAATTTAGTGTCTCCATATTCACTCGTGTCCTTCGAAAATTTATGTCTCACCAAATCAAATAGCAAACATGTGTCACCATATTCATATCTCATTGAGACATGGACATCAACCAAATATTATTTAAGACACGTTCTTCATGACATTGATGTCGTTGTTGGGGACCCAAAACTCAAGTGTGTGACGGTAGACAACAACTATAACAATAGGTGCATGACTTCTGACTTCAAATCTAGGAATAATGTTGGAAATCGGAGCCACTATACTTATTTTCCCGTTCGACCGCCCACCATTTCCCAACAAATAAACTTGCAAGTCCACATTCTTCAACCAGAGAACTAGGAACACCATGCATTCAAGATCGCTGGTCTTTTGCTTGGACACAATCATTGCTTGACTCAACTCAAGTTAGAAATAATTTGAAAAGAGAAATACAGCAGATATACCATGAGCTACAACCCAGCAACATTTGGAGGTCGAGCTATGACCTTAACACACATGACATGAGGATTGGCCTATTTATATATATCACTTGTTGTAATGCGGAAGCGAAGACCTATTTTCAAATTAGAGGCTATCATACAACTAAGgtgcaaaaaaattttaaaacttaaagatGACTACTCTATTGACCCTCAACatcattccaaaaatttttagaagtcaaATGTACTTAATCGAAGTATTTGATACAATCAGGTGTAAAGCTTTTCTTACAACTTTCACCAAAATAATCCAGAAACGGTTTGACAACCTACCATCCAAGTCGATGACCTACTTTATTTCTCAATTTAAAAGGACAAAGTGAAGTACTCCCCTAATCTCCTTAGAGTCAAGTAGGAGCAAGGAGAGATACTAAGCTTACATGAAAATATTTAACAAAGATTGTTTCGAGATATAAAATCTAcccaaaaaataataatcataGTTCTTATTAATGACATTCAATAAAGAGTATTTACCCATTTCATCTAGAAGAAGGATCCAACATGGATGACCGATACATAAAAAAACGagataaaagatatattaatatTGAGAAAGCTATCCCACTAGAAAAGTTAGATAAAGGCTAAACAACAACATTCAATAAGCctattgaaacaaaaaaaaaaaaagataaagatgaTCCATATTCGACCTCACAAGTAAGAAAATATAACTCTTACATCCTCTACTTGTATGAATGTTGGATACTAATGAGTGCTAAGTGTTAAAGactgatctaaaaatttttaatattaaaaaattaaattttgttgtaGATAAGTCTAAGTTGAAATTTAATACCATCAAACTTTAGTTAAAAAATAGTACCATTTAAATCAATAATCGAgaattttaattctaaatcatTCTCCTTTTGAATCACATGTAGTACATCATCATTGGCtatgaaaaaatagaaatttaattgcaattaatagaaattgaaatagcaagaaattaaaagagcaagCAATAACTAAATTCcaaaagaaattaaactaggagCAATTAAAGTAATgaactaagaaaagaaaataaattcaagTTCTAAAATACCTTGATAAGGGTTGAGGGTTAAAGATTACTATCCTTGTTACTAATC
This genomic window contains:
- the LOC112789750 gene encoding uncharacterized protein, with translation MDDIFDSSLNLEETHHKEGYNQGYSEGLATGKEEARQVGLKVGFEVGEELGFYKGCIDLWVSAIRADHTVFSSRAQAGIRQMEELLQRYPMMDPEDQHVQEIMDELRRKFKMVCSSLHIKKIEYDGYPKAAASDASSLEF
- the LOC112789749 gene encoding beta-glucuronosyltransferase GlcAT14A, with amino-acid sequence MRKNAGSYSGRMFSDRKWIIPFFATLLVSVSLILTAMLGAPSSAGRGDQLTRSEDSSGYFVESDLERSYNDNVVTKMEAPRFAYLISGTKGDSQRMLRTLEAVYHPRNQYILHLDLEALPRERMELANAVKADPMFREVENVRVMSQSNLVTYKGPTMIACTLQAIAILLKESSGWDWFINLSASDYPLMTQDDLLHVFSNLSRDLNFIEHTRLAGWKLNQRAKPIIYDPALYLSRKSDLAWTTQRRTLPTSFSLFTGSAWVVLTRSFVEYCIWGWDNLPRTMLMYYANFVSSPEGYFHTVICNNEEFRHTAVSHDLHYIAWDNPPKQHPRSLTMKDFDKMVTSNAPFARKFPKDDPVLDKIDKELLSRTHRFPPGAWCVGSSDGEADPCSIRGNDTVFRPGPGAERLWELLQILVSEENKSKRCL